A single genomic interval of Rhodothermus sp. harbors:
- a CDS encoding histone deacetylase, giving the protein MTTAFAWNPSHESHYEVGHVERPERLAVIQQRLLSLPIWNRLQHTEPLPVDLGVARLVHRPTYLERLQQALQRAPTRLDPDTYVQPASLAVALEAVGALLAVARTVLEGHADNGFAAIRPPGHHATPERAMGFCLLSNVAIAVRWVQQTFGVERVAIVDFDVHHGNGTQEVFYEDPNVLFLSVHQFPHYPGTGRMEEIGAGRGRGTTVNVPLPAYTGDDGCLEAFRRLLGPVVRRFRPEVLFVSAGYDAHWRDPLSAMQLTVTGYAQLVYELMEWADACCDNRLIMTLEGGYDTEALAASITASITRLLDPMADIEDPIGPAPHETTDVRDLIYELRLLHKVA; this is encoded by the coding sequence ATGACCACCGCCTTTGCCTGGAATCCATCCCACGAATCGCATTACGAAGTCGGACACGTCGAGCGGCCAGAGCGGCTGGCAGTGATCCAGCAACGGCTTTTGTCGTTGCCGATCTGGAACCGCTTACAGCATACCGAACCGTTGCCGGTCGATCTGGGCGTGGCTCGCCTGGTACATCGCCCCACCTACCTGGAGCGTTTGCAACAGGCATTGCAGCGCGCCCCCACCCGTCTCGACCCGGACACCTACGTGCAGCCCGCGAGTCTGGCTGTCGCGCTGGAAGCCGTCGGAGCCCTGCTGGCCGTCGCTCGAACCGTACTTGAGGGGCACGCCGACAATGGCTTTGCGGCCATTCGCCCCCCGGGCCATCATGCCACCCCTGAACGTGCCATGGGCTTCTGCCTGCTGTCGAACGTAGCGATTGCGGTTCGCTGGGTGCAGCAGACCTTTGGCGTCGAACGGGTCGCCATCGTGGACTTTGACGTGCACCATGGCAACGGCACACAGGAGGTCTTCTACGAAGATCCCAACGTACTTTTTCTGAGCGTCCATCAGTTTCCCCACTATCCCGGCACCGGCCGCATGGAAGAGATCGGTGCAGGACGTGGCCGGGGCACTACGGTAAACGTTCCGCTGCCTGCTTACACGGGCGACGATGGCTGTCTTGAAGCATTTCGTCGCCTGCTGGGCCCGGTGGTGCGTCGCTTTCGACCGGAGGTGCTCTTTGTATCGGCTGGCTACGATGCACACTGGCGCGATCCACTCAGCGCCATGCAGCTCACCGTGACAGGCTACGCCCAACTGGTCTACGAACTCATGGAATGGGCCGATGCCTGCTGCGACAACCGCCTGATCATGACGCTGGAAGGCGGGTACGACACGGAAGCGCTGGCAGCCAGCATAACAGCTTCCATCACCCGCCTGCTCGATCCGATGGCCGACATCGAAGATCCGATCGGTCCGGCTCCCCATGAAACCACCGACGTACGAGATC